From Scatophagus argus isolate fScaArg1 chromosome 2, fScaArg1.pri, whole genome shotgun sequence, a single genomic window includes:
- the spink4 gene encoding serine peptidase inhibitor, Kazal type 4: MTGRVVFLGLLLICVAADGDKNSGLLRKPSCSDMEEIVACPLNLAPVCGSDGNTYANECTLCAQRQITKTDILIAKEESC, from the exons ATGACTGGAAGAGTTGTTTTTCTGGGACTTCTGCTCATCTGCGTGGCAGCAg ATGGTGACAAGAACTCTGGACTCCTGAGAAAG CCTTCCTGTTCTGACATGGAGGAGATTGTGGCGTGCCCTCTGAACCTCGCTCCAGTGTGTGGCAGTGATGGAAACACCTACGCCAACGAGTGTACCCTCTGTGCCCAGAGACA AATAACCAAGACGGACATTTTGATTGCCAAAGAGGAGAGCTGCTGA